The Solibacillus daqui genome has a segment encoding these proteins:
- a CDS encoding FAD-dependent oxidoreductase, translating into MKKIVIVGGVAGGASAAARIRRLDEQAQIVMFEKGPHVSFSNCSLPFYLSGVVTDSKKLVMMNPNSFEAKYNIDARVNSEVVTINRDKKLVTVKNVVTGESYEEAYDVLILSPGASPIVPKLEGVELPHVFTVRNVVDIEKLHNAIVEKDAKNIAVIGGGFIGVEVAENLRLAGRNVSLVEFAPQILTPFDDDMVQILHKEMMDHGVDLVVGDGLALINEQAITLNSGKVIDADIVVLAIGVRPETTLAVETNLEIGETGAIAVNQNYQTSDRNIYAVGDAIEVYHRLMNKKTRLALAGPAQKQARAIADHIYGIPNQNRGVIGSSSIQVFDLAAASTGLNERTAKQLDIPTEAVYVIAPDKVGLMPSSNPLHFKLIYEVPTGRILGAQAIGKGNADKRVDVIATLISMGGTIEDLKDLELSYSPMFSTAKDVSNMAALVASNIMAGRFKQVRVDEVRGLVESGAVIIDVREPNEFANGALKGAINIPLGEIRTRMNEIPKDVPVYVHCRSSQRSYNAVMALENSGYDNVYNISGSFLGISLYEYFNDQQLGREPIVTSYNFK; encoded by the coding sequence ATGAAGAAAATTGTAATCGTTGGTGGCGTTGCGGGTGGTGCATCTGCAGCAGCACGAATTCGCCGTTTAGATGAACAAGCACAAATTGTCATGTTTGAAAAAGGTCCCCATGTTTCGTTTTCAAACTGTTCGTTACCGTTTTACTTAAGTGGTGTTGTAACAGATTCGAAAAAATTAGTTATGATGAACCCAAACTCGTTTGAAGCAAAATATAATATTGATGCACGTGTTAATAGTGAAGTTGTTACGATTAATCGTGACAAAAAATTAGTAACAGTAAAAAATGTAGTAACAGGTGAAAGCTATGAAGAAGCGTATGATGTGTTAATTTTATCACCTGGCGCAAGTCCAATTGTACCAAAGCTTGAAGGTGTTGAATTACCGCATGTATTTACAGTGCGTAATGTTGTAGATATTGAAAAATTACACAATGCAATTGTTGAAAAGGATGCAAAAAATATTGCCGTAATCGGTGGTGGCTTTATCGGCGTGGAAGTGGCTGAAAACTTACGCCTTGCTGGTCGTAATGTGTCATTAGTTGAATTTGCACCTCAAATTTTAACACCATTTGATGATGATATGGTACAAATTTTGCATAAAGAAATGATGGATCACGGTGTGGATTTAGTTGTTGGGGATGGCTTAGCGTTAATTAATGAGCAGGCCATTACGTTAAATTCAGGTAAAGTGATTGATGCGGATATCGTGGTCTTAGCGATTGGGGTACGTCCTGAAACGACATTAGCAGTAGAAACAAATCTTGAAATCGGTGAAACAGGGGCAATCGCTGTTAACCAAAACTATCAAACGAGTGACCGTAATATTTATGCAGTAGGAGATGCGATTGAAGTATATCACCGCTTAATGAACAAAAAAACACGTTTAGCACTTGCAGGACCGGCACAAAAGCAAGCACGTGCGATTGCAGACCATATTTACGGTATTCCGAACCAAAATCGTGGTGTGATTGGTTCATCAAGCATTCAAGTGTTTGATTTAGCAGCTGCATCAACAGGGTTAAATGAGCGTACAGCGAAGCAATTAGACATACCAACAGAAGCGGTGTATGTTATTGCACCAGATAAAGTAGGATTAATGCCATCTAGTAATCCGTTACATTTTAAGTTAATTTACGAAGTGCCAACAGGTCGTATTTTAGGTGCGCAAGCGATTGGTAAAGGGAATGCCGATAAGCGTGTTGATGTGATTGCGACACTCATTTCAATGGGCGGAACAATAGAAGACTTAAAAGATTTAGAGCTTTCGTATTCACCAATGTTCTCAACAGCTAAGGACGTGTCAAATATGGCGGCCCTAGTAGCATCGAACATTATGGCAGGGCGCTTCAAGCAAGTCCGCGTTGACGAAGTTCGTGGGTTAGTAGAATCAGGTGCAGTCATTATTGACGTACGTGAGCCAAATGAATTTGCAAACGGTGCATTAAAAGGTGCAATCAATATTCCATTAGGTGAAATCCGTACTCGCATGAATGAAATTCCAAAGGACGTCCCAGTATATGTACATTGTCGTTCATCACAACGTAGCTATAATGCGGTAATGGCACTTGAAAACAGCGGCTATGATAATGTATATAATATTTCAGGTTCGTTTTTAGGAATTAGCTTATACGAATATTTCAATGACCAACAACTAGGCCGTGAGCCGATTGTAACAAGCTATAATTTTAAATAA
- a CDS encoding ABC transporter: MLRALKVGLLIERTNRKNLVAILAVIVVMLGMMFFIKAQEVGQQLDEKKSDFYYGRAALSKFQVKDASEDGDGSDLFKNLTKQNSSIALQIAGLTMENYPMYYEASMRTAELRKEAFDMEDYDKVADLLPTKLENTLNYMYFKHLVDAKKQEVSNLSQYIPFLLYFFSIAGFGWYIFISFYTSSILLDDFEHTSLMKGYPVRFDQYIISKCIIAFGYVLAFIALIFISALPTLRNGFGDLSEPVRIFLGEPAIVSSISYIGLAVLYMIVISIFVMLLSIILNVLLKNMYLTLFIHFILFFLPILFPRLISMLPYNPFNFMSFNDILSGLPVDLEKSTLITMNQGLLIMIICIVIMLFVIQRFFSTGKIKRA; this comes from the coding sequence GTGCTTCGAGCGTTGAAGGTTGGGCTGTTGATTGAGCGCACCAATCGTAAAAACTTAGTGGCGATACTAGCTGTTATAGTTGTCATGTTGGGCATGATGTTTTTCATCAAGGCTCAAGAGGTTGGGCAGCAGCTTGATGAAAAGAAGAGCGATTTTTACTATGGACGTGCTGCGTTGTCAAAGTTCCAGGTAAAGGATGCTTCCGAAGATGGAGATGGCAGTGATCTCTTCAAAAATTTGACGAAACAAAATAGTTCGATTGCACTGCAAATTGCGGGGCTGACGATGGAAAACTATCCGATGTATTACGAGGCGTCAATGCGCACAGCTGAGCTTCGGAAAGAGGCGTTTGACATGGAGGACTATGATAAAGTTGCGGATTTATTACCAACGAAACTCGAAAATACGCTCAACTATATGTATTTTAAACATTTAGTAGACGCCAAAAAACAAGAGGTTAGTAATTTATCGCAGTACATACCGTTTTTACTGTATTTCTTTAGTATTGCGGGCTTTGGCTGGTATATCTTTATTAGCTTTTATACGAGCTCAATTTTGCTGGATGATTTTGAACATACAAGCTTAATGAAGGGCTATCCTGTACGTTTTGACCAATACATCATATCAAAATGTATTATAGCATTTGGTTATGTCTTAGCCTTTATTGCACTTATATTTATTAGTGCTTTACCAACTTTAAGAAATGGCTTTGGAGATCTATCAGAGCCTGTACGTATTTTTTTAGGAGAACCAGCGATTGTTTCAAGTATCTCCTATATTGGACTTGCAGTATTATACATGATTGTAATTTCGATTTTTGTTATGCTCCTATCGATCATTTTGAACGTCTTATTAAAAAATATGTATTTAACGCTATTTATCCACTTTATTTTATTCTTTTTACCAATTTTATTTCCAAGGCTTATTAGTATGCTCCCATACAATCCTTTTAATTTTATGAGCTTTAATGATATTTTATCAGGTCTTCCAGTTGATTTAGAAAAGTCAACGCTGATTACAATGAATCAAGGATTACTTATTATGATCATTTGTATTGTTATCATGTTGTTCGTGATACAGCGCTTTTTCTCAACAGGAAAAATTAAACGGGCGTAA
- a CDS encoding ABC transporter ATP-binding protein, which produces MIDIQNITVQFGDRKVLNDIAIQFHQGEMIGLVAPNGTGKSTLMNVIMNYLVPTKGKVAFRNGLAYSSKTNEVKIHQFVSLMPDQSDLYNYLSGRDHLKMFAMMWGSDKKLIDETIEVLNMGHYVNKKTGTYSLGMRQRLCFAMQIVANTEIMMMDEVMNGLDPNNVEIISRLLMKKKAEGKLIIIASHLLDNLEKYADRIFLFNEGKLIDANEIIDGFSHAKIKTIRVKNLDESIKRDLQQSYPSIDQQTLMNDMTLLHLPHSEASLLSELTTFLVDKDVTDFNFGKVTLNDLYALYYHEVI; this is translated from the coding sequence ATGATCGATATTCAAAATATTACAGTGCAGTTCGGTGACCGGAAAGTACTAAATGATATTGCAATTCAGTTCCACCAAGGAGAAATGATCGGCCTTGTTGCTCCGAATGGAACAGGAAAGTCTACGCTTATGAACGTCATTATGAATTATTTAGTACCAACAAAAGGTAAAGTTGCATTCCGTAATGGACTTGCATATTCTAGTAAAACGAACGAAGTAAAAATCCATCAATTCGTGTCATTGATGCCAGATCAAAGTGATTTGTACAACTATTTATCAGGTCGTGACCATTTAAAAATGTTTGCAATGATGTGGGGCTCAGACAAAAAGCTTATTGATGAAACAATTGAAGTGTTAAACATGGGGCATTACGTCAACAAAAAAACAGGTACGTACTCACTTGGTATGCGACAACGATTATGCTTTGCAATGCAAATTGTAGCGAATACCGAAATTATGATGATGGATGAAGTAATGAACGGACTTGACCCAAATAATGTCGAAATCATTTCGCGATTATTGATGAAGAAAAAAGCAGAGGGTAAGCTCATTATTATCGCGTCGCATTTACTCGATAACTTAGAAAAATATGCAGACCGTATTTTCTTATTTAATGAAGGAAAGCTTATCGATGCGAACGAAATTATTGATGGTTTTAGTCATGCCAAAATCAAAACGATTCGCGTGAAAAACTTAGACGAATCGATTAAACGTGATTTACAACAAAGCTATCCATCAATAGATCAGCAAACATTAATGAATGATATGACGCTGCTACATTTACCACATTCAGAGGCGAGCTTACTTAGTGAGCTGACGACGTTTTTAGTTGATAAAGATGTTACAGACTTTAACTTTGGTAAAGTTACGTTAAATGATTTATACGCGCTTTATTATCATGAGGTAATATAA
- a CDS encoding response regulator: protein MIGLSKQIEVLIIEDDIRIAQIHEKFLNQIEGFKTIGMAHTIEEAKMWIETLKPDLVLLDIYFPDGLGVSIIDMIAEHKMQTDIILITAAAEIEIVKKAYTSGVTDFLLKPITLQKFTYCLEKYKEKHQILSSNQHFQAEQIQKLWDHYSVPKIEQNKSPKGIDIITKNKIIEFVMTIDGGITAESLGAEIGISRTTARRYLEHLMEEKIIFVEHVYGSVGRPERRYFSTRS from the coding sequence GTGATTGGTTTGAGCAAGCAGATCGAAGTGTTAATTATTGAAGATGATATACGAATTGCGCAAATCCATGAAAAGTTTTTAAATCAAATCGAGGGATTTAAAACAATCGGGATGGCACATACAATTGAAGAGGCAAAAATGTGGATAGAAACTTTAAAGCCAGATTTGGTATTATTGGACATTTATTTCCCAGATGGTCTAGGAGTTAGCATTATCGATATGATTGCAGAGCACAAGATGCAGACGGATATTATTTTAATTACGGCTGCAGCAGAGATAGAGATTGTGAAAAAAGCCTATACTAGCGGTGTGACGGATTTTTTATTGAAGCCAATTACATTGCAAAAATTTACGTATTGTTTAGAGAAATATAAAGAAAAGCATCAAATTTTATCGTCCAATCAACATTTTCAAGCAGAGCAAATCCAAAAACTTTGGGATCATTATTCCGTTCCAAAGATTGAGCAAAATAAAAGCCCAAAAGGCATCGATATAATTACCAAAAATAAAATTATTGAATTTGTGATGACCATTGATGGAGGAATTACAGCGGAAAGCTTAGGTGCTGAAATAGGGATAAGTCGTACAACGGCGAGACGATATTTAGAGCACTTAATGGAAGAAAAGATTATTTTTGTCGAACATGTATATGGCTCGGTTGGTAGACCAGAGCGAAGATATTTTAGTACACGCAGCTGA
- a CDS encoding metal-sensitive transcriptional regulator, with amino-acid sequence MQYDAKVTARMKRIEGQLRGVLRMMEEEKDCKEVITQLSAIRSAVDRTIGVIVSDNLVECLSKEAENELDKNELVKQAVELLVKSR; translated from the coding sequence ATGCAATACGATGCAAAGGTAACAGCACGTATGAAACGAATTGAAGGTCAGCTTCGTGGCGTACTTCGCATGATGGAAGAAGAAAAAGATTGCAAAGAAGTCATCACACAGTTAAGTGCAATTCGTTCTGCAGTCGATCGAACAATCGGTGTTATTGTATCCGACAATTTAGTTGAGTGCTTGTCTAAAGAAGCTGAAAATGAATTAGACAAAAACGAATTGGTCAAACAAGCAGTAGAATTATTAGTAAAAAGTCGATAA
- a CDS encoding Bug family tripartite tricarboxylate transporter substrate binding protein produces the protein MSFKKKLLALFSATTLSLALAACSDSSDGESKSTSDYPKNNITIVAPSGAGGGWDLTARAIGKTMNETGLIDKSITIENQPGGGGAVFMASYATKEAKNDYMLMVKSPPILINNLKAEGNSPYGYKDTTPLAQLTKDYGAIVVKNDSPYQTIKDLLDAIKADPSALTLAGGSAPGSMDHLITILPAYEYGIDPKAVKYVSYDGGGEAMAALLGSNADAIGTDISTVTSYVKSGDVRVLAVTSPEKLAIEGLEDIPTLYDEGIETEFTIWRGIFGPKDMSEGAKDYWIEKLTALNDKEEWKSALARNGWEQEFRAGDDFTKFLEEQEASIVEILTALGMQK, from the coding sequence ATGTCATTCAAAAAGAAATTATTAGCACTATTTTCTGCAACTACGCTGAGCTTAGCATTAGCAGCTTGTAGTGATAGCAGTGATGGGGAAAGCAAATCAACAAGCGATTATCCGAAAAACAATATTACAATTGTTGCGCCATCTGGAGCTGGTGGGGGCTGGGATTTAACGGCTCGTGCAATCGGTAAAACAATGAATGAGACAGGTTTAATTGATAAATCGATTACAATCGAAAATCAACCTGGTGGTGGCGGTGCGGTATTCATGGCATCGTACGCAACGAAAGAAGCGAAAAATGATTATATGTTAATGGTGAAATCACCACCAATTTTAATAAATAATTTAAAAGCAGAAGGAAATAGTCCATATGGCTATAAGGATACAACACCGCTTGCACAATTAACAAAAGACTATGGGGCGATTGTTGTAAAAAATGATTCGCCTTACCAAACAATTAAAGATTTACTTGATGCAATTAAAGCAGATCCATCAGCTTTAACTTTAGCAGGCGGTTCTGCACCGGGCTCTATGGACCATTTAATTACAATTTTACCTGCTTATGAGTATGGAATTGACCCGAAAGCAGTTAAATACGTGTCTTATGACGGCGGCGGGGAAGCAATGGCTGCATTATTAGGTAGTAATGCAGACGCAATCGGTACAGATATCTCGACAGTAACTTCATATGTAAAGAGTGGGGACGTTCGTGTATTGGCGGTAACTTCACCTGAAAAACTAGCAATCGAAGGCTTAGAAGATATTCCAACTTTATATGATGAAGGCATTGAAACAGAGTTCACAATTTGGCGTGGTATTTTTGGGCCGAAAGATATGTCTGAAGGTGCAAAAGATTACTGGATTGAAAAATTAACAGCTTTAAATGATAAAGAAGAGTGGAAATCAGCGTTAGCACGTAATGGTTGGGAACAAGAATTCCGTGCAGGGGATGACTTTACAAAATTCTTAGAAGAACAAGAGGCATCTATCGTAGAAATTTTAACAGCTTTAGGTATGCAGAAGTAA
- a CDS encoding quinone oxidoreductase family protein, with translation MKIVQQYVLGSADVLQVEEVAIPTIEEHEVLIKGYFTSINFADIKARTGVKGEPTFPFTIGLDLVGEIVESKSENFKVGQKVMAFPKNGSYREYAIASEHLTFLLPDEIDLKQVAAMPTVMILSYILLMQIAQVKETDTIVVHSASGGVGSSLIQLAVIIGVKQIIGTVGSVQKASFVENLGANAVYTYDNFVEGVNERTNGKGADVIFDSVAGAVTTKSLHCLANYGTLVQFGNSSGQPGTFSTNDVHNSCRNVKGFSLGTTRKEDPSRLKPVVEKIISYIEKGMLQVPIERIYSLNDIQEAHQLMESRAHQGKILIQLNGEIV, from the coding sequence ATGAAAATCGTTCAACAATATGTTCTTGGTAGTGCAGATGTATTGCAAGTAGAGGAAGTAGCAATACCAACAATTGAGGAGCATGAAGTGTTAATTAAAGGTTACTTTACAAGTATCAATTTTGCAGATATTAAGGCGCGGACAGGAGTTAAAGGTGAGCCAACATTTCCTTTTACAATCGGGCTTGATTTAGTTGGAGAAATTGTGGAAAGCAAAAGTGAGAATTTTAAGGTTGGTCAAAAAGTAATGGCTTTTCCGAAAAATGGGTCTTACCGAGAATATGCTATTGCGTCAGAGCACCTCACATTTTTGCTTCCAGATGAAATTGATTTAAAACAAGTTGCTGCGATGCCGACTGTCATGATTTTAAGCTATATTTTACTGATGCAAATTGCACAGGTGAAGGAAACGGATACGATTGTTGTTCATAGCGCGAGTGGTGGTGTTGGTTCGAGCTTGATTCAGCTAGCAGTAATAATAGGTGTAAAGCAAATCATTGGCACGGTTGGCTCGGTTCAAAAGGCGAGCTTTGTAGAAAATTTAGGCGCGAATGCAGTTTATACGTATGATAATTTTGTTGAAGGAGTGAATGAGCGAACGAATGGCAAAGGTGCAGATGTCATTTTTGATTCGGTAGCAGGTGCAGTGACTACAAAAAGCTTGCATTGTTTGGCAAATTACGGAACACTTGTACAGTTTGGGAATAGTAGTGGTCAACCAGGAACGTTTTCAACCAATGATGTACATAATAGTTGCCGTAATGTAAAAGGATTTAGTTTAGGAACAACGAGAAAAGAAGATCCTTCAAGATTAAAGCCTGTTGTAGAAAAAATTATTTCGTATATTGAAAAGGGTATGCTACAAGTTCCGATAGAACGTATTTATTCATTAAACGACATACAAGAAGCACATCAATTGATGGAAAGTCGTGCACATCAAGGGAAAATCCTAATTCAACTGAACGGTGAAATAGTATAA
- a CDS encoding tripartite tricarboxylate transporter TctB family protein: MNLKFDQIASVVFLAIGILVTVESQKISSSAYGSTIGPNTFPMGLGILLIVLSVLLFIETIQNKKTYKIVGEHEDIKSPNYKRFIIIFLSALGYVLLLDVLGYLITTFVFLVIGFQTLERGKILTSIIIAAVFSSVIYFGFVNVLGGSLPGLPF; encoded by the coding sequence ATGAATTTAAAATTCGATCAAATTGCGAGTGTTGTCTTTTTAGCAATCGGGATTTTGGTAACTGTAGAATCTCAAAAAATCTCAAGTAGCGCATATGGCTCTACAATTGGACCAAATACATTTCCAATGGGCTTAGGCATATTATTGATTGTTTTAAGTGTTTTGTTATTCATTGAAACGATTCAAAATAAGAAAACCTATAAAATTGTTGGGGAACATGAAGATATTAAATCGCCTAATTATAAACGATTTATCATCATTTTTTTATCGGCATTAGGTTATGTACTACTGTTGGACGTATTAGGCTATTTAATAACGACGTTTGTATTCTTGGTTATCGGATTCCAAACTTTAGAGCGCGGAAAAATACTGACATCTATTATTATAGCGGCAGTGTTTTCGAGTGTGATTTACTTTGGATTCGTCAATGTATTAGGCGGTTCATTACCAGGATTACCATTCTAG
- a CDS encoding ABC transporter permease encodes MWGYFKFEIKQFFTNKKNLAVFALLTFAAIFYAFKLAPAYDPIEKVDYDEIEARYLTREEFLDSMFGKNLWEYHPTVGYAVDTYKVLNPFDKQRLEALDEGDLQKYAAATSQWYFVTNMNTYRNDLLAYNPRYYTEDRRFAEEEAYFAYFEQFQRYDSYERVWYELTIEIFEQRTALQTLERLLKGPLPYIILIATLLLTIDIVTKDRLHPSILKGFPIADWKRLLVKAIVGLTGSVLLWIPIFVGIIIIGFQFGFGNFDLPTPVFGYDMIAQNEGKFVYMSIGMFLLRCFLLLAAWMLVIISAVLLFSILFRQEMLNMVVVLLLIFGERFYTSRSIGYFWDVQNYPTSYVQVGKIVSKYQNFYFTTPKLHDMLGLKLLLITAVILIVLTLVVSLSKRFKLIK; translated from the coding sequence ATGTGGGGATATTTTAAATTTGAAATAAAGCAATTTTTTACAAACAAAAAAAATCTTGCGGTATTCGCTTTACTAACATTTGCGGCTATTTTTTATGCGTTTAAGCTAGCACCCGCTTATGATCCAATTGAAAAGGTAGACTATGATGAAATTGAGGCAAGGTATTTAACGCGTGAGGAATTTTTAGATTCGATGTTCGGAAAAAATTTATGGGAATATCATCCGACTGTCGGGTACGCTGTCGATACATATAAAGTCTTGAACCCATTTGATAAGCAGCGTTTAGAAGCTCTTGATGAAGGTGATTTACAGAAATATGCAGCAGCTACAAGCCAGTGGTATTTTGTTACAAATATGAACACATATCGTAATGATTTATTAGCATACAATCCACGCTATTATACGGAAGACAGACGATTTGCTGAAGAAGAAGCCTACTTTGCCTATTTTGAACAATTTCAGCGCTATGATTCGTATGAAAGAGTATGGTATGAGTTGACAATTGAAATTTTTGAACAACGAACAGCACTTCAAACATTAGAACGCTTATTGAAAGGTCCTTTACCATACATTATTTTAATTGCAACGCTACTACTTACAATCGATATCGTAACCAAAGATCGTCTTCACCCATCCATTTTAAAGGGCTTCCCAATTGCAGATTGGAAGCGGTTATTAGTGAAGGCAATTGTAGGATTAACAGGTAGTGTACTTCTTTGGATACCGATTTTTGTTGGAATAATCATTATTGGCTTCCAATTTGGTTTTGGAAATTTCGATTTGCCTACCCCTGTATTTGGCTATGACATGATTGCACAAAATGAAGGTAAATTTGTGTATATGTCAATAGGTATGTTTTTGCTACGCTGCTTCTTATTATTAGCAGCATGGATGTTAGTCATCATTTCAGCAGTACTATTATTTAGTATTTTATTCCGTCAAGAAATGCTCAATATGGTAGTTGTACTATTACTAATTTTTGGTGAACGCTTTTACACAAGTCGATCCATCGGTTATTTCTGGGATGTCCAAAATTATCCTACATCGTATGTACAAGTAGGGAAAATCGTCTCAAAATATCAAAACTTCTATTTTACAACACCGAAATTACATGACATGCTCGGACTAAAATTACTTTTAATCACTGCAGTAATACTAATCGTGCTAACGTTAGTGGTTTCGCTATCGAAGCGCTTTAAGTTAATTAAATAG
- a CDS encoding DsrE/DsrF/DrsH-like family protein → MEKKKTTIVLFSGDYDKAMAAYIIANGAAAYDHEVTIFHTFWGINALRKQEPVQVKKGFLEKMFAKMMPQGAEKLGLSKMQMLGMGPKMIKHVMEKHNALTLTQLIEMAQEQDIKLITCTMTMDLLGLQEAELLDGVEYAGVAAYLADAEDGTVNLFI, encoded by the coding sequence ATGGAAAAGAAAAAAACAACCATCGTTTTATTTAGTGGAGATTACGACAAGGCAATGGCAGCCTATATTATTGCCAATGGTGCGGCGGCTTATGATCATGAGGTAACAATTTTCCATACGTTCTGGGGTATTAACGCATTACGTAAACAGGAGCCAGTTCAAGTGAAAAAAGGCTTCCTAGAAAAAATGTTTGCGAAAATGATGCCACAAGGTGCTGAAAAATTAGGATTATCGAAAATGCAAATGCTTGGCATGGGTCCAAAAATGATTAAGCATGTAATGGAAAAGCATAACGCGCTTACATTAACACAGCTCATTGAAATGGCACAGGAGCAAGATATTAAGCTAATTACTTGTACGATGACAATGGATTTACTTGGACTTCAAGAAGCCGAGTTGCTAGATGGCGTTGAATATGCAGGGGTTGCCGCATATTTAGCAGATGCTGAAGATGGAACAGTAAACTTATTTATATAA
- a CDS encoding tripartite tricarboxylate transporter permease has product MDTLGYLFDGFAIAFQWYNILFALLGVIIGTAVGVLPGIGPMSGVALLIPVTATLTSGLPLEVAATSSIILLAGVYYGAMYGGSTTSILLNTPGESSSVVTTLDGYQMAKQGRAGSALSIAAIGSFVAGIVSLIGLVLLARPLSKIAINFGPAEYFSLMLLGLAAVSGLAGKSITKALIMTVIGLLLGTIGIDVVSGIARFTYDQPVLFSGIEFLTIAVGLFALGEVFKTIFEKDGEDEPVAKINRVLPTKQDLKDSAAPIGRGSLLGFFLGVLPGAGATLASFFAYITEKKISKNPESFGKGNIAGVASPESANNAASGGAMIPLLTLGIPGSGTTAILMGAFIMYNIQPGPLLFSEHPDVAWGLIASMFIGNLMLLILNMPMVKIFAKIIETPKKYLLPIIIAISIFGVYAVQYTTFDLLLLLACGVLGYFFAKNDFPVAPLVLALVLGPMLENNMRRALTISNGDYNIFVAKPLSLVFLVVAMLWIIIPIVLKLRGKNVIINEEA; this is encoded by the coding sequence ATGGATACATTAGGATATTTATTTGACGGTTTTGCGATTGCATTTCAGTGGTACAACATTCTTTTTGCATTATTAGGCGTAATTATTGGAACAGCCGTTGGGGTTTTACCGGGAATTGGGCCAATGTCAGGGGTTGCATTATTAATCCCGGTAACTGCTACTTTAACGTCTGGTCTTCCATTAGAAGTAGCTGCGACTAGCTCAATCATCTTACTAGCAGGTGTTTACTATGGGGCAATGTATGGTGGATCTACAACATCTATTTTATTGAATACGCCTGGTGAGTCCTCTTCAGTTGTTACGACATTAGATGGTTATCAAATGGCCAAACAAGGTCGTGCGGGCTCAGCTTTATCAATTGCAGCAATTGGTTCATTCGTGGCGGGGATTGTATCGTTAATTGGTTTAGTGTTATTGGCACGTCCTCTTTCAAAAATAGCGATTAACTTTGGCCCAGCGGAGTATTTCTCATTAATGTTATTAGGTTTAGCGGCAGTGAGCGGATTGGCAGGTAAATCGATTACAAAAGCATTAATTATGACAGTTATTGGCTTATTGTTGGGGACAATCGGAATCGATGTAGTATCGGGAATTGCTCGTTTTACATATGACCAACCAGTCCTATTTAGTGGTATTGAATTTTTAACAATTGCAGTTGGTTTATTTGCACTTGGTGAAGTGTTTAAAACAATCTTTGAAAAAGACGGAGAAGATGAGCCAGTAGCCAAAATTAATCGGGTATTACCTACTAAGCAAGATTTAAAAGATAGTGCAGCGCCAATTGGTCGTGGTTCGTTATTAGGGTTCTTCCTAGGTGTATTACCTGGTGCTGGAGCTACATTAGCGTCATTCTTCGCTTATATCACAGAAAAGAAGATTAGTAAAAATCCAGAATCATTCGGTAAAGGCAATATTGCAGGAGTTGCTTCACCTGAGTCAGCAAATAATGCAGCATCTGGTGGTGCAATGATTCCATTATTAACGTTAGGTATCCCGGGTTCAGGAACAACGGCGATATTAATGGGTGCATTCATTATGTATAATATTCAGCCAGGTCCGCTCTTATTTTCAGAGCATCCAGATGTAGCTTGGGGTTTAATAGCAAGTATGTTTATTGGGAACTTAATGTTGTTAATATTAAACATGCCAATGGTAAAAATCTTTGCGAAAATTATTGAAACACCGAAGAAATATCTATTGCCAATCATTATTGCCATCTCAATTTTTGGGGTATATGCCGTTCAATATACAACGTTTGATTTATTATTGTTATTGGCTTGTGGTGTACTAGGGTATTTCTTTGCGAAAAATGATTTTCCGGTGGCTCCATTAGTACTAGCACTTGTATTGGGCCCGATGCTTGAAAATAATATGCGCCGTGCTTTAACAATTTCGAATGGTGATTATAATATTTTCGTTGCAAAGCCATTATCGTTAGTGTTCTTAGTTGTTGCGATGTTATGGATTATTATTCCAATAGTTTTAAAGTTACGTGGTAAAAATGTTATTATAAATGAAGAAGCTTAA